In Alphaproteobacteria bacterium, one DNA window encodes the following:
- the rsmG gene encoding 16S rRNA (guanine(527)-N(7))-methyltransferase RsmG, whose product MQSRPDVSRETWERLEAYIALLRQWQPRINLVGASTLPHLWHRHVMDSAQLYDLLPPKTRSLADIGSGAGFPGMVLAIMGVPNVNLIESDQRKGAFLAAVAAETGVKIHLHMQRLEEMHPDFLPDVVTARALAPLPRLLGWLPEPWRRSSVLILPKGRDADREIEEAGREWRFDLGRTPSLSDPDATILRLTGVRHA is encoded by the coding sequence CTGCAATCCCGTCCCGATGTTTCACGTGAAACATGGGAGCGGCTGGAAGCCTATATCGCGCTGCTCCGTCAGTGGCAGCCGCGCATCAATTTGGTGGGGGCGTCCACTTTGCCGCATCTGTGGCATCGGCATGTGATGGACAGCGCCCAGCTTTACGACCTTTTGCCGCCCAAGACCCGCAGCCTGGCCGATATCGGCAGCGGGGCGGGGTTCCCGGGCATGGTCTTGGCCATCATGGGCGTGCCCAATGTCAATTTGATCGAGTCCGATCAGCGCAAGGGGGCGTTCTTGGCCGCCGTGGCCGCCGAGACTGGGGTTAAGATACACCTGCATATGCAACGGCTTGAGGAGATGCATCCCGATTTCCTGCCCGATGTGGTAACGGCGCGTGCATTGGCGCCTTTGCCCCGATTATTGGGCTGGTTGCCCGAGCCGTGGCGGCGGTCCTCGGTCCTTATATTGCCAAAGGGGCGGGATGCTGATAGAGAAATTGAGGAGGCAGGCCGGGAATGGCGCTTTGATCTGGGACGGACTCCCAGTCTGAGCGATCCGGATGCGACGATCTTGCGATTAACGGGGGTGCGACATGCCTGA
- a CDS encoding ParA family protein, which translates to MPDNRESEAFVSSPVSVRVMAIANQKGGVGKTTTAINLATALASTGQRVLLIDLDPQGNASTGLGIERAARGTGSYEVLAQTASFADAALASLVPGLDVIAASPDLAGAEIELATEDRREFRLRDAIQAQDLPYDVVLIDCPPSLGLLTLNALVAAKDVLVPLQCEFYALEGLSALTRTIERVRVAFNPDLDIQGIVLTMFDRRNMLSDKVAADVREFFGDKVYETVIPRNVRVSEAPSHGKPVLIYDHRCPGSMAYMLLAREMLSRSGIKQAA; encoded by the coding sequence ATGCCTGACAATAGGGAATCCGAGGCATTCGTCTCTTCACCCGTCTCTGTTCGCGTGATGGCCATTGCCAACCAGAAGGGGGGCGTGGGTAAGACCACCACCGCCATCAATCTGGCCACCGCTTTGGCCTCGACCGGGCAGCGCGTGTTGTTGATCGATCTGGACCCGCAGGGCAATGCCTCGACCGGCCTTGGCATCGAACGCGCCGCGCGCGGCACGGGCAGTTACGAAGTGTTGGCCCAGACGGCCAGTTTCGCCGATGCGGCCTTGGCCAGCCTGGTGCCGGGCTTGGACGTGATCGCCGCCAGCCCAGATTTGGCCGGGGCCGAGATCGAATTGGCAACCGAAGACCGCCGCGAATTCCGCTTGCGCGATGCCATCCAGGCCCAAGATTTGCCCTATGACGTGGTGCTGATCGATTGCCCGCCTTCCTTGGGATTGCTGACCTTGAACGCCTTGGTGGCGGCCAAGGACGTGTTGGTGCCTCTGCAATGCGAGTTCTATGCGCTGGAAGGTCTATCGGCCCTTACGCGCACCATTGAACGTGTCCGCGTCGCGTTTAATCCCGATCTGGATATCCAAGGCATCGTGCTGACCATGTTCGATCGCCGCAATATGCTCAGCGACAAGGTGGCCGCCGATGTGCGGGAGTTCTTTGGCGATAAGGTGTATGAGACGGTCATCCCGCGCAATGTGCGCGTCTCGGAGGCACCCTCGCATGGCAAGCCGGTGCTGATCTATGACCACCGATGCCCTGGCTCGATGGCCTATATGCTTTTGGCGCGTGAGATGCTGTCGCGCTCGGGGATAAAGCAGGCAGCGTAA
- a CDS encoding ParB/RepB/Spo0J family partition protein yields MSGSATAKSPKITKPEGGSGRAPLGRGLSALFGEEGAAAPATAGRAGSPIQVNLTRLKPSHVQPRHHFDEKALGELADSIRERGILQPLLVRPAPGAVGHYEILAGERRWRAAQLAGLHEVPVVVRAMEDVAALEAALIENIQREDLEPLEEAEGYRRLMQEYQHTQETMAKVVGKSRPHIANMLRLLNLPEAVKTYMRAGLLSAGHARALLAAADPAALAKQVVDKGLSVRQTESLARRSAEGKGGKATGKTKSTNNVDTQAIEKELAGYLGLKVEIKGQGATGSLTLHYKTLDQLDDVLNRLSRPLPAGGPGRR; encoded by the coding sequence ATGAGCGGCAGCGCAACAGCCAAATCGCCCAAAATAACCAAACCAGAAGGCGGCAGCGGACGCGCACCTTTGGGGCGCGGTCTATCGGCTTTGTTTGGCGAAGAGGGGGCGGCGGCTCCCGCTACGGCCGGGCGCGCCGGATCGCCGATTCAGGTGAACCTGACCAGGCTCAAACCCTCGCATGTGCAGCCACGGCATCATTTTGACGAGAAAGCCCTGGGCGAGCTGGCCGATTCCATCCGCGAGCGCGGCATCTTGCAGCCGCTGTTGGTGCGTCCCGCGCCGGGGGCTGTGGGGCATTACGAGATTTTGGCGGGCGAGCGTCGTTGGCGCGCGGCGCAATTGGCCGGACTGCACGAAGTCCCCGTGGTGGTGCGCGCCATGGAGGATGTGGCGGCGCTGGAAGCGGCGCTGATCGAGAATATCCAGCGCGAAGACCTGGAGCCTTTGGAAGAGGCCGAAGGCTATCGCCGCTTGATGCAGGAATATCAGCACACGCAAGAGACCATGGCCAAAGTGGTGGGCAAAAGCCGTCCACATATCGCCAATATGTTGCGCCTGTTGAACCTGCCCGAAGCCGTCAAGACCTATATGCGCGCGGGGTTGCTCAGCGCCGGTCACGCGCGCGCGCTGTTGGCGGCGGCGGATCCGGCGGCACTTGCCAAGCAGGTGGTCGATAAGGGCCTGAGCGTCCGGCAAACGGAAAGCCTGGCCCGTCGCTCGGCCGAGGGCAAAGGCGGCAAAGCCACCGGCAAAACCAAATCCACAAATAATGTGGATACGCAAGCCATCGAGAAGGAACTGGCAGGCTATCTGGGCCTGAAGGTCGAGATTAAAGGCCAAGGCGCGACCGGAAGCCTGACCTTGCACTACAAAACCCTGGATCAATTGGACGACGTCCTCAACCGCCTCAGCCGCCCTTTGCCTGCTGGTGGACCGGGGCGGAGGTAA
- a CDS encoding DNA polymerase III subunit delta: protein MKITPANAESFLAKPSVPVVVLYGVDRGQVIERATRLARLVVEDIDDPFCVSRFPAEGLADSPARLIEEVSSTPMMGGRRLVWVRDADDKAEVPLRLLLDKPPGGDWMLIIEAGNLEAKSRLRKLAETAPMAAAVACYVSEGADLQRLVAGWLREAGRTASRDALDLLIQRLPPDRLAQRQELDKVLTYIGPAPRLEAEDVEACLQDQGTARLDEACLLAASGQVAALDAALQRLLTSEDNLPTSLLRAAQRHLIRLRQAQFAVQSGEPVDMAMKALRPEVFFRHKTAFAAQLRLWPTRLLDEALARMVQAEAATRSTGAPADLIACRALMDIARRAAALNTRAI, encoded by the coding sequence GTGAAAATCACCCCCGCCAATGCCGAATCCTTTCTTGCCAAGCCCAGTGTACCGGTGGTGGTGCTGTATGGCGTCGATCGTGGGCAGGTGATCGAACGCGCCACGCGCTTGGCGCGGCTTGTGGTCGAGGATATCGACGATCCGTTTTGTGTCAGTCGCTTTCCGGCCGAAGGGCTGGCCGATTCTCCGGCGCGGTTGATCGAGGAAGTCTCTAGCACGCCGATGATGGGCGGGCGGCGCTTGGTCTGGGTGCGCGATGCCGATGATAAGGCGGAGGTGCCTTTACGCCTGCTGCTCGATAAACCGCCCGGCGGCGATTGGATGCTGATTATCGAGGCGGGAAATCTGGAGGCCAAATCGCGCCTGCGCAAATTGGCCGAAACCGCGCCGATGGCGGCGGCGGTGGCTTGTTATGTCAGCGAAGGGGCCGATTTGCAGCGCCTGGTGGCAGGATGGCTGCGCGAGGCGGGACGCACCGCCAGCCGTGACGCGCTGGATTTGTTGATCCAGCGTCTGCCGCCCGACCGTCTGGCCCAGCGTCAGGAACTGGATAAAGTCCTGACATATATCGGCCCCGCGCCGCGTCTGGAGGCCGAGGATGTCGAAGCCTGTTTGCAAGACCAGGGAACGGCGCGATTGGACGAAGCCTGTCTGCTGGCCGCATCGGGACAGGTGGCGGCTTTGGATGCCGCCTTGCAGCGTCTGTTGACCAGTGAAGACAATCTTCCGACTTCTTTATTGCGCGCGGCGCAACGTCATCTGATCCGCTTACGCCAAGCGCAATTCGCCGTGCAATCGGGCGAGCCGGTCGATATGGCCATGAAGGCGTTAAGGCCCGAGGTGTTCTTTCGCCACAAGACGGCGTTCGCCGCGCAATTGCGCCTGTGGCCGACGCGTTTATTGGATGAGGCTCTGGCGCGTATGGTTCAGGCCGAGGCCGCGACGCGCTCAACCGGCGCGCCCGCCGATCTGATCGCCTGTCGCGCCCTGATGGATATCGCCCGCCGCGCCGCCGCTTTGAACACGCGTGCGATCTGA
- a CDS encoding DUF192 domain-containing protein: protein MAMILFLPNLVRSVTAVPATALNTSMPMPSLTVESPDGTRRHSLRVEIVRTDEEKARGLMFRTELAQDAGMLFTYDPPQSVVMWMKNTLIPLDMLFFDANGTIIYIEREAAPETLNPRGPSGGPAVRAVLEIKGGLAAKLGIQEGDRLTPESLANLAPIKP, encoded by the coding sequence ATGGCCATGATCCTGTTTTTGCCCAATTTGGTGCGATCCGTGACGGCTGTTCCGGCCACCGCCTTAAATACCTCTATGCCCATGCCGTCTTTGACCGTGGAAAGCCCCGACGGCACGCGCCGGCACAGCTTGCGGGTCGAAATCGTCCGCACGGATGAGGAAAAAGCGCGCGGCCTGATGTTCCGCACTGAATTGGCACAGGATGCGGGGATGCTTTTCACCTACGATCCGCCGCAATCGGTGGTGATGTGGATGAAGAACACCTTGATTCCCCTGGATATGCTGTTCTTCGATGCCAATGGCACGATCATCTATATCGAACGCGAAGCTGCGCCCGAAACTCTTAATCCGCGCGGTCCTTCCGGCGGTCCCGCCGTGCGGGCGGTGCTGGAGATCAAAGGCGGCCTGGCCGCTAAACTCGGCATTCAAGAAGGCGACAGGCTAACCCCCGAATCCCTAGCCAATTTAGCCCCGATCAAACCCTGA
- a CDS encoding AAA family ATPase, with protein sequence MTSIRPTNQEPGAKMRISKFNRIKARTFHDFSWPSELPEFADYNLIYGWNGSGKTTLADILRMVEKRQSIGEEGIDGFAITYDDRIISNTNLATDTAPPSVRVFNRAFIEKNVFAANGATPIFFIGEENIEKQRELERKKEALSTLKADAEIKKREKDNKEKELDNFCTNKATGMRGWLNISSTQSYNKSNFRKECDELISVGQANRSIKTDKELSELRATIALPAKEKISPVSLELPDLNALTAEIKTLLQTTVVSQAIASLANDSVTSAWVKEGLQLHKDHKSEKCKFCEQVIPAARLAALEGHFNDEFKALDSALTSKSAAIEQIANTLGALQLPAPEKFYEDLKTEYNVACQKLNEWKGACVTFLGQLTEALGNKKGSLFMACTFDISPTDDGAAQLKDVNAVIAKHNNKTRNFSQEIMAAKEAIKSALVAGAITEYQTLKDALDVMEKEHKAQTDKIKVDSTAINELEQGIINHKKPAEDINTDLKDYLGHSEIRFATSDGETGYAIMRGDKPAAALSEGERTAIALLHFLKTLEDQKFKLSEGIVVIDDPVCSMDDASMFSAFGYIKNRTKDAKQLFILTHNFKFFQCVKDWFRYAEKHKKEVGFYKIDASIENGIRISKINELDNLLKEYNSEYHYLFKQTYIMSHADNSVGNLETNYHMPNIARRLLENFLAFRMPDINDLKWNALYSRIKSSGFDTRKKSIIERFLNLYSHKSQIGYDEHDSSILAETPQIMRLVLELIKHEDRNHYDRMVALVDPPASKTSTKHNKEERAA encoded by the coding sequence ATGACGAGTATTCGTCCGACCAATCAAGAACCGGGGGCGAAAATGCGCATTAGCAAATTTAACCGCATCAAGGCGCGCACTTTCCATGATTTCTCGTGGCCGTCTGAGCTGCCGGAATTTGCCGATTACAATCTGATCTATGGCTGGAATGGCTCTGGCAAAACCACATTGGCTGACATCTTGCGCATGGTTGAAAAACGACAATCAATCGGCGAAGAAGGCATCGACGGATTTGCGATTACCTATGACGACAGAATTATCAGTAACACCAATCTCGCAACAGATACTGCCCCACCATCGGTTCGTGTCTTCAATCGCGCTTTTATCGAAAAAAATGTTTTTGCTGCCAATGGCGCCACACCAATTTTTTTCATTGGGGAAGAAAACATCGAGAAACAAAGAGAACTAGAGAGAAAAAAAGAAGCGTTGTCGACGTTGAAAGCGGATGCCGAGATCAAAAAGAGGGAAAAAGACAACAAAGAAAAAGAGCTGGATAATTTTTGTACTAACAAAGCGACGGGGATGCGCGGTTGGTTAAATATCTCCAGCACTCAGTCCTACAATAAATCGAATTTCAGGAAAGAATGTGATGAACTTATCTCTGTAGGTCAGGCCAATCGAAGCATAAAAACTGATAAAGAGCTTAGCGAGCTTAGAGCCACTATCGCGCTTCCCGCAAAGGAAAAAATTTCTCCAGTCTCTCTGGAATTGCCTGATCTGAACGCGCTGACAGCCGAGATAAAGACGCTGTTACAAACGACGGTTGTTTCCCAGGCCATCGCATCTCTGGCGAATGACTCCGTAACATCAGCATGGGTCAAGGAAGGTCTGCAGCTTCACAAAGACCACAAGTCAGAAAAATGTAAATTTTGTGAACAAGTTATACCCGCCGCTCGTCTTGCGGCCCTAGAGGGGCATTTCAACGATGAGTTCAAAGCGCTTGATTCCGCCCTTACATCAAAGAGCGCGGCGATTGAGCAAATAGCCAACACGTTGGGCGCATTGCAATTGCCTGCGCCGGAAAAATTCTATGAGGATTTGAAGACCGAATATAATGTGGCGTGTCAAAAGCTGAATGAATGGAAGGGTGCTTGTGTCACGTTTCTTGGTCAGTTGACGGAGGCCCTCGGAAACAAAAAGGGCTCTCTATTCATGGCATGTACATTTGATATCAGCCCCACAGATGATGGTGCGGCACAACTCAAAGACGTGAACGCCGTCATTGCAAAGCACAACAATAAAACCAGAAATTTTAGCCAAGAGATTATGGCTGCAAAGGAGGCCATAAAATCCGCTCTCGTCGCCGGAGCCATTACGGAGTACCAGACATTAAAAGACGCCCTTGACGTTATGGAGAAGGAACACAAGGCGCAAACTGATAAAATCAAGGTCGACAGCACGGCCATCAATGAGCTGGAGCAAGGAATCATCAACCACAAAAAGCCCGCGGAAGATATCAACACGGACTTGAAAGATTATCTTGGCCACAGTGAAATCCGCTTTGCTACCAGTGACGGTGAAACGGGCTATGCCATCATGCGCGGTGACAAGCCAGCAGCGGCCCTTAGCGAAGGGGAAAGGACCGCCATCGCATTGTTGCATTTTTTGAAAACGCTGGAAGACCAGAAATTCAAGTTGTCCGAAGGAATTGTTGTAATCGATGATCCAGTCTGCAGCATGGATGACGCTTCCATGTTTAGCGCGTTCGGCTATATCAAGAACAGGACGAAGGATGCAAAACAGCTTTTTATATTAACCCATAATTTCAAGTTCTTTCAGTGTGTTAAGGACTGGTTCCGGTATGCAGAAAAGCATAAAAAAGAGGTAGGATTCTATAAAATAGATGCCTCTATCGAGAATGGTATTCGCATCAGTAAAATAAACGAGCTTGATAACTTATTGAAAGAATATAATTCCGAATATCATTACTTATTTAAACAGACATATATAATGTCCCATGCTGATAATTCTGTTGGAAATCTTGAAACAAATTATCATATGCCGAATATAGCGCGTCGTTTACTCGAAAACTTTCTTGCATTCAGGATGCCGGATATAAATGACTTAAAATGGAATGCTTTATACAGCAGGATAAAATCCTCTGGTTTTGACACGAGAAAAAAGTCGATTATTGAGAGGTTTCTCAACCTTTATTCACACAAAAGCCAAATTGGTTATGATGAGCATGACAGCTCAATCCTTGCTGAAACTCCTCAGATCATGAGGCTGGTGTTGGAGCTGATAAAGCACGAAGACAGAAATCACTATGACCGGATGGTTGCACTTGTGGATCCTCCAGCATCGAAGACATCAACCAAACACAACAAGGAGGAAAGGGCCGCATGA
- a CDS encoding long-chain fatty acid--CoA ligase — protein MAGLAEGMEPSEISLTPAPAGELLTAAARDFGARPALNFFGREWTYAQLARQVARMACGLQAYGVAKGTRVALLLPNTPYSVMAYYAVLQAGGVVVNLNPLYAERELAHQLADSGAELVITVDLRAIYDRLCSALALGQNHIRHIVMCPFAKALPFPRNLLFPWVKRQQVARRPYDKRAVALSVLMGKGHAPRPVPLDPVHDAAVLQYTGGTTGLPKAATLTHANIAVNAAQCAAWFEGCRPGQERILGVLPLFHVFAMTVVMNLGVKLGAQIILLPRFDLRETVETIHRLRPTMFPAVPSIYAAINVFRGLAEYDLSSIRLCISGGAGLPGEVKRRFEQLTGCVLVEGYGLTETAPVAACNPLRDSGKIGSIGLALPGTVIEIVDMEDGITVLPTGEKGEICIRGPQVMAGYWNQPEETRRALIPTPHGPRLRTGDVGYQDEDGYTFLVDRIKDLALIGGYNVYPRQVEEAIYRHPDVAECAVAGLPDALRGQQLKAWVVLRPGAALGRDALHDFLQSALAPWEMPRFIEFRDALPKTLIGKISRKDLVEAELAARADKTKHNKEERAA, from the coding sequence ATGGCAGGTCTGGCAGAAGGGATGGAGCCGTCCGAAATCTCGTTAACGCCGGCCCCGGCGGGCGAGCTGTTGACGGCGGCGGCGCGTGATTTCGGCGCTCGGCCAGCCTTGAATTTCTTTGGCCGTGAATGGACTTACGCCCAATTGGCCCGCCAGGTGGCACGCATGGCCTGCGGGTTGCAGGCTTATGGCGTGGCCAAGGGAACCCGCGTCGCTTTGTTGCTGCCCAACACGCCCTATTCGGTGATGGCCTATTACGCCGTGCTGCAAGCGGGGGGTGTGGTGGTCAATCTGAACCCGCTTTATGCCGAGCGCGAATTGGCGCATCAGCTGGCCGATAGCGGGGCCGAATTGGTCATCACCGTGGATTTGCGCGCGATCTATGACCGTTTATGTTCGGCCTTGGCTTTGGGCCAGAACCATATACGGCATATTGTGATGTGTCCTTTCGCCAAGGCTCTGCCCTTTCCGCGCAATCTTTTGTTCCCATGGGTGAAACGCCAGCAAGTGGCGCGTCGCCCTTATGACAAACGCGCCGTGGCTCTATCGGTCTTGATGGGAAAGGGCCATGCCCCCCGTCCCGTGCCTTTGGACCCCGTGCATGACGCCGCCGTCTTACAATATACCGGCGGCACCACGGGCTTGCCCAAGGCCGCGACGCTGACTCATGCCAATATCGCCGTCAACGCCGCCCAATGCGCCGCTTGGTTCGAAGGTTGCCGCCCGGGGCAAGAGCGAATCTTGGGCGTGTTGCCCCTGTTCCATGTCTTCGCCATGACGGTGGTCATGAATCTGGGCGTCAAATTGGGGGCGCAGATTATTCTACTGCCGCGCTTTGACCTGCGCGAGACGGTGGAAACCATCCATCGCCTACGGCCCACGATGTTCCCCGCCGTGCCCAGCATCTATGCCGCCATCAATGTCTTTCGCGGCTTGGCGGAATACGATCTGTCCTCGATTCGCCTGTGCATCTCGGGCGGGGCCGGATTGCCGGGCGAGGTGAAGCGGCGCTTTGAACAACTCACCGGCTGCGTCCTGGTGGAAGGCTACGGCCTCACCGAAACCGCTCCAGTGGCGGCTTGCAATCCCTTGCGCGATTCGGGAAAGATCGGCTCGATCGGCCTGGCTTTGCCCGGCACCGTGATCGAGATCGTAGATATGGAAGACGGAATCACCGTCTTGCCGACGGGCGAGAAGGGCGAAATCTGCATTCGCGGCCCACAGGTGATGGCAGGATATTGGAACCAGCCCGAGGAAACCCGGCGCGCTTTGATTCCGACCCCTCACGGCCCGCGTCTGCGCACCGGCGATGTGGGCTATCAGGACGAAGATGGTTATACTTTCCTTGTGGACCGCATCAAGGATTTGGCGTTGATCGGCGGCTACAACGTCTATCCGCGCCAGGTGGAGGAAGCCATTTATCGCCATCCGGATGTGGCCGAATGCGCGGTGGCAGGCTTGCCCGACGCGCTGCGCGGCCAGCAGTTAAAGGCTTGGGTCGTGTTGCGTCCGGGGGCCGCCTTGGGCCGCGACGCGCTGCATGACTTCTTGCAATCCGCGCTGGCGCCTTGGGAAATGCCGCGCTTTATCGAGTTTCGCGACGCCTTGCCCAAGACCTTGATCGGCAAGATCTCGCGCAAGGACCTGGTCGAGGCTGAGCTTGCCGCCCGCGCCGATAAAACCAAACACAACAAGGAGGAAAGGGCCGCATGA
- a CDS encoding cold shock domain-containing protein produces MSRFAQDPAMPAEEGTQAKAVVKWFSPIKGFGFVSVTEEGGVAGDGKDAFLHVSVLNRAGLQQLPEGTQMLCTVGQGAKGPQVLRILEVLEGLAPVPPSSGDRGDRGDRGDRGDRGDRGGFGGGGFGGGFGGGFGGGGGFGGPRSGGSGGGRRGPPVASGPEVETAGTVKWFKADKGFGFIAAEDGDKDIFVHKSVLTRAGLLSLEPGQRLIVRVQTTSKGREATSISVSD; encoded by the coding sequence TTGTCACGCTTCGCACAAGATCCGGCTATGCCCGCCGAAGAAGGCACTCAGGCTAAGGCCGTTGTCAAATGGTTCAGCCCTATCAAGGGTTTTGGATTCGTCTCCGTCACCGAAGAAGGGGGTGTTGCCGGCGACGGCAAGGACGCCTTCCTTCATGTCTCGGTCCTTAACCGCGCAGGCTTACAGCAGCTGCCGGAAGGCACTCAAATGCTGTGCACGGTCGGCCAGGGCGCCAAGGGTCCGCAGGTTCTGCGCATCCTGGAAGTTCTGGAAGGCTTGGCCCCCGTTCCCCCGTCTTCTGGGGATCGTGGTGACCGCGGTGATCGCGGCGACCGAGGTGATCGGGGCGACCGCGGCGGCTTCGGCGGTGGCGGTTTTGGCGGCGGCTTCGGCGGCGGCTTTGGTGGCGGTGGTGGCTTCGGCGGCCCTCGCTCCGGCGGCAGCGGCGGCGGTCGTCGTGGACCTCCCGTTGCAAGCGGGCCTGAGGTCGAAACGGCTGGCACCGTCAAATGGTTCAAGGCGGATAAGGGCTTTGGCTTTATCGCAGCCGAGGACGGCGACAAGGACATCTTTGTGCATAAGAGCGTCCTGACTCGCGCAGGGTTGCTGAGCCTGGAACCCGGCCAGCGTCTGATTGTTCGTGTGCAAACGACCTCCAAGGGTCGCGAAGCCACCTCGATCAGCGTCTCTGATTGA
- a CDS encoding DNA replication protein: MSRASIPAGQLPLPLPPLTAFGAQDFLVTTSNSAAAAWIGRWPEWGDRQALALCGASGSGKTHLAHIALARAGGGRMLRGDDLPKLMEDRARPWGLMVLEDASRVAESAEHERALFHVLNSMQECRGSLLLTDTHAPVTWGVALPDLRSRVLALPLAVLAPPDDDLLAALLLKLCRDHQMELDRSVADFLLPRLPRDGHELMRLVAALDAASLAGKRKLTVPLTRDVLRDIA; this comes from the coding sequence GTGAGCCGCGCATCTATTCCTGCCGGGCAGTTGCCCCTGCCTTTGCCGCCTCTGACCGCTTTTGGCGCTCAGGATTTCCTGGTCACGACAAGCAACAGCGCCGCCGCCGCCTGGATCGGGCGTTGGCCGGAATGGGGCGACCGTCAAGCCTTGGCTCTGTGCGGCGCGTCTGGTTCGGGCAAGACCCATTTGGCGCATATCGCCCTGGCGCGCGCGGGTGGCGGGCGCATGCTGCGCGGCGACGACTTGCCGAAATTGATGGAGGACAGGGCGCGGCCATGGGGGCTGATGGTGCTGGAAGACGCTTCGCGCGTGGCGGAAAGCGCCGAGCATGAACGCGCCTTATTCCATGTTCTGAACAGCATGCAAGAATGCCGGGGCAGCTTGTTGCTGACGGATACGCATGCGCCCGTGACATGGGGGGTGGCCTTGCCGGATTTGCGCTCGCGCGTGTTGGCCTTGCCCTTGGCAGTTTTGGCCCCGCCCGATGACGATCTTTTGGCAGCCTTGCTGCTGAAATTATGCCGTGACCATCAAATGGAATTGGATCGGTCCGTGGCCGATTTCCTGCTGCCGCGCCTGCCGCGAGACGGCCATGAATTGATGCGCTTGGTCGCCGCCTTGGACGCCGCCAGCCTAGCCGGAAAACGCAAGTTAACCGTGCCCCTGACGCGGGACGTGCTGCGCGACATCGCTTGA
- a CDS encoding DUF2066 domain-containing protein yields MARTRNPFARAWIGFVLAIFLAVAGQALAEANASDEDLFTARDVMVDVSSDNAAKARDEAVVKAQIQALETVLKRLGDEKAALPPGADKRLDEFVSSFEVQNERRSAKRYIGTFTVRLRPAAIRALVMNGGTGAGGVTTVAHKPVLILPLVVSAEQAVLWEHRTPWREAWEAAVQNRGLVPFVLPAGGVNDITLLGSNEALAGDAQAILRLATRYNADSAVRVMVSDPISPQGATVEIRRYDAQGAQDLPPMTVAPQPGETPQALLMRGARMVADHLTESWKRQAAVNTAGPVQTLMVTALTPDLSVWAEIDRRLRLSSALEKRELLVQTRHGARLALSFRGTPEQLAVLLRQSDLALTRLADGNWVLALRESPASAP; encoded by the coding sequence ATGGCCAGGACTCGAAACCCCTTTGCGCGCGCGTGGATCGGTTTCGTCCTGGCCATTTTTTTGGCGGTGGCCGGGCAGGCTTTGGCTGAGGCGAACGCCTCGGACGAGGATTTGTTCACCGCGCGCGACGTGATGGTGGATGTGTCCTCGGACAACGCCGCCAAGGCGCGGGACGAAGCGGTGGTCAAGGCGCAGATTCAAGCGTTAGAGACCGTCCTAAAGCGCCTGGGCGATGAGAAGGCCGCATTGCCGCCCGGAGCCGATAAGCGTCTGGATGAATTTGTCAGCAGTTTCGAAGTGCAAAACGAGCGACGCTCGGCCAAGCGTTATATCGGCACCTTCACCGTGCGTTTGCGTCCGGCAGCCATTCGCGCCCTTGTGATGAATGGGGGAACGGGGGCGGGCGGCGTGACCACGGTCGCGCATAAACCCGTCTTGATCCTGCCTTTGGTGGTCAGTGCCGAGCAAGCGGTGTTATGGGAACATCGCACCCCGTGGCGCGAGGCCTGGGAGGCAGCGGTGCAGAATCGGGGCTTGGTGCCCTTCGTGCTGCCTGCGGGCGGGGTGAATGACATCACCTTGCTGGGGTCCAACGAAGCCTTGGCGGGCGATGCTCAGGCCATTTTGCGCCTAGCTACCCGCTATAACGCCGACAGTGCCGTGCGCGTCATGGTGTCCGACCCTATCTCGCCCCAAGGCGCGACGGTCGAGATTCGCCGCTACGACGCGCAAGGCGCGCAGGATTTGCCGCCTATGACCGTGGCTCCACAGCCAGGAGAAACGCCTCAGGCGCTGTTGATGCGCGGCGCGCGCATGGTGGCGGATCATCTGACCGAGAGCTGGAAACGCCAGGCCGCCGTGAATACCGCAGGACCCGTTCAGACTCTGATGGTGACGGCTCTGACGCCGGATTTATCGGTCTGGGCCGAAATTGACCGCCGCTTGCGTCTATCTTCGGCGCTGGAAAAGCGGGAATTGCTGGTGCAAACGCGCCATGGCGCGCGATTGGCCCTGTCCTTTCGCGGCACGCCCGAACAATTGGCCGTGCTGTTGAGGCAAAGCGATCTGGCTTTGACGCGCCTTGCCGACGGCAATTGGGTGCTGGCCCTGCGTGAGAGCCCTGCGTCCGCCCCGTGA